Proteins co-encoded in one Streptomyces sp. NBC_01283 genomic window:
- a CDS encoding response regulator transcription factor has protein sequence MSHTSRPGPPVTGGGPPPAKILVVDDDPEVRAAVEDGLTIEGHLVRGAPDGQRALSAIARWEPDLVVLDVMMPVMDGLAVCRQMRALGDRTPVLVLTALGSVSERVDGLDAGADDYLVKPFALDELVARVRALLRRAAPEQHSTADGDDLAYGDLVLDPSTRTGRRGHRTVEFSRTEAALLELLLRNAGQVLPRDLIQESVWGRDFGPDSNSLAVYVGYLRRKLESGGEPRLVHTVHGVGYRLGSP, from the coding sequence ATGAGTCACACGAGCAGGCCGGGCCCACCCGTGACCGGCGGCGGCCCACCGCCGGCCAAGATCCTCGTGGTCGACGACGATCCGGAGGTCCGCGCGGCGGTCGAGGACGGCCTCACGATCGAGGGCCACCTGGTCCGCGGCGCCCCGGACGGGCAGCGCGCGCTCAGCGCCATCGCCCGGTGGGAGCCGGACCTCGTGGTCCTGGACGTGATGATGCCCGTCATGGACGGTCTCGCCGTCTGCCGTCAGATGCGCGCACTCGGCGACCGCACCCCGGTCCTCGTCCTCACCGCCCTCGGCTCCGTCAGCGAACGCGTGGACGGCCTCGACGCGGGTGCCGACGACTATCTGGTGAAGCCCTTCGCCCTCGACGAGCTCGTCGCCCGCGTCCGTGCCCTCCTGCGCCGCGCGGCCCCGGAGCAGCACTCCACCGCCGACGGCGACGACCTCGCGTACGGGGATCTCGTCCTCGATCCGTCGACCCGCACCGGCCGCCGCGGCCACCGCACGGTCGAGTTCAGCCGCACCGAGGCCGCGCTGCTCGAACTGCTGCTGCGGAACGCGGGGCAGGTCCTTCCGCGCGACCTCATCCAGGAGTCGGTCTGGGGGCGCGACTTCGGACCCGACTCCAACTCCCTCGCCGTGTACGTCGGTTATCTGCGCCGCAAGCTGGAGTCGGGCGGCGAGCCACGCCTGGTGCACACCGTGCACGGTGTCGGCTACCGGCTGGGCAGCCCGTGA
- a CDS encoding sensor histidine kinase, with the protein MSARRRLGARWRRRRPLRTRLALAAAAAVALVAVGVCVAAFLVIRYKLYQQLDQNLAQSATLIAQQREYDAEPGVVTDECRYPGTPACSQVVPADAAKDPSKPYLLPVTPSTRQVASGRAKPYYTSLTLYGKPTRMYTTNYGTGNAVQVALRADIAERGVQQAAVLLSAVGGAGVLLSGLGGYWVSRTGLAPVARLTATAERIAATRDARHRIELPPGPPGREDEVTRLAASFNAMLAELEESVAARRRLVADASHELRTPLTALRTNAELLARADRLTDAQRERASGALGRQLREVTGMVNDLIELARDEEPQPLLEEVRLAPLVTHVVDAARGHWPQVPFTLHVAPDAVGASLPGVPARLSRLVTNLLDNAAKFSPPGTPVEVALTPGTLTVRDHGPGIAQEDLPYVFDRFYRAEKARALPGSGLGLAMARQIAHAHGAELTAEGAPGGGALFRLTLGDR; encoded by the coding sequence GTGAGCGCCCGGCGCAGGCTCGGCGCGCGGTGGCGGCGCAGGCGTCCGCTGCGCACCCGGCTCGCGCTCGCCGCGGCGGCGGCCGTGGCGCTGGTCGCGGTCGGGGTGTGCGTGGCCGCGTTCCTCGTCATCCGCTACAAGCTCTACCAGCAGCTCGACCAGAACCTCGCCCAGTCGGCGACCCTCATCGCCCAGCAGCGGGAGTACGACGCCGAGCCTGGCGTCGTCACGGACGAGTGCCGCTACCCCGGCACCCCGGCCTGCTCCCAGGTCGTCCCCGCCGACGCCGCGAAGGACCCGTCGAAGCCGTATCTGCTCCCGGTCACTCCCTCCACCCGGCAGGTCGCGAGCGGCCGGGCGAAGCCGTACTACACGAGCCTGACGCTGTACGGGAAGCCGACCCGGATGTACACCACCAACTACGGCACGGGAAACGCCGTCCAGGTCGCCCTGCGCGCCGACATCGCCGAGCGCGGGGTACAGCAGGCCGCCGTGCTGCTCTCCGCGGTGGGCGGCGCCGGAGTGCTCCTGTCCGGGCTCGGCGGCTACTGGGTCTCGCGCACCGGCCTCGCACCGGTCGCCCGCCTCACCGCCACGGCGGAGCGCATCGCGGCGACCCGTGACGCCCGCCACCGCATCGAGCTGCCGCCGGGGCCGCCGGGCCGCGAGGACGAGGTGACACGCCTGGCCGCCTCGTTCAACGCGATGCTGGCCGAGCTGGAGGAGTCGGTCGCCGCACGCCGCCGCCTGGTCGCCGACGCCTCGCACGAACTGCGTACCCCGCTGACCGCGCTGCGGACGAACGCCGAACTCCTGGCCCGCGCCGACCGGTTGACCGACGCGCAGCGCGAGCGGGCGTCCGGCGCGCTCGGCCGTCAGCTGCGCGAGGTCACCGGCATGGTCAACGACCTGATCGAGTTGGCGCGCGACGAGGAGCCGCAGCCCCTCCTGGAGGAGGTGCGGCTCGCTCCCCTGGTCACCCATGTCGTGGACGCGGCGCGCGGCCACTGGCCGCAGGTGCCCTTCACGCTCCACGTGGCGCCGGACGCCGTCGGCGCGAGCCTTCCCGGCGTGCCCGCGCGCCTGTCCCGCCTCGTCACCAACCTCCTGGACAACGCGGCCAAGTTCAGCCCGCCGGGCACTCCCGTGGAGGTTGCGCTCACGCCCGGCACCCTGACGGTCCGCGACCACGGTCCCGGCATCGCCCAGGAGGATCTGCCGTACGTCTTCGACCGCTTCTACCGCGCGGAGAAGGCCCGCGCCCTGCCGGGCTCGGGCCTTGGTCTCGCGATGGCCCGCCAGATCGCCCACGCGCACGGGGCGGAGCTGACGGCGGAGGGTGCGCCGGGCGGGGGCGCGCTGTTCAGACTGACACTCGGTGACCGCTAG
- a CDS encoding alpha/beta fold hydrolase: MSPVSLPGPTRTAVIAIGAATLTLLGALTVYGSGEVSASPPAEPKVQDSFDSLGPEVHAAKLSNGRTAHYSDTGNKKGKPVLFIGGTGTSARAAHMTDFFRTTREDLGLRLISVERNGFGDTEFDKKLGKADFAADTLEVLDQLGVDDVSVIAISGGGPYAAELAGRAPDRISALHLAAALPPYGTKPAYCAMSDDELAGTVKESIKDPRKWWAFPDDSPVKSIPGFADTAYEEGARTYNQRGQQADPAPQVHEQKLYCGRPGPDLSKLDAPVYLYGGKKDTTVPPETLKTWQEALPGKATVRTYADSGHDVQYRHWDQILVDLAGHGDRTVVCRGKHTRVLPAGEADRLVAKGRADLGSCAWKN, encoded by the coding sequence GTGTCACCCGTGAGCCTGCCCGGCCCCACCCGTACCGCCGTGATCGCCATCGGAGCCGCCACGCTCACTCTCCTCGGTGCCCTGACGGTGTACGGATCCGGCGAGGTCAGCGCGAGCCCGCCGGCCGAGCCGAAGGTGCAGGACTCCTTCGACTCGCTCGGCCCCGAGGTGCACGCGGCGAAGCTCTCGAACGGCCGGACGGCTCACTACTCCGACACCGGGAACAAGAAGGGCAAGCCCGTCCTGTTCATCGGCGGTACCGGCACGAGCGCCCGCGCCGCGCACATGACGGACTTCTTCCGGACGACCCGTGAGGACCTGGGCCTGCGCCTCATATCCGTCGAGCGCAACGGCTTCGGTGACACGGAGTTCGACAAGAAGCTCGGCAAGGCCGACTTCGCCGCTGACACCCTTGAGGTCCTCGACCAGCTCGGTGTGGACGACGTCAGCGTGATCGCGATCTCCGGCGGCGGCCCGTACGCGGCGGAGCTCGCCGGGCGTGCCCCCGACCGGATCTCGGCCCTGCACCTCGCGGCGGCCCTGCCGCCCTATGGCACGAAGCCCGCGTACTGCGCGATGTCCGACGACGAGCTCGCCGGCACGGTGAAGGAGTCCATCAAGGACCCGCGCAAGTGGTGGGCGTTCCCCGACGACAGCCCCGTGAAGTCGATACCGGGCTTCGCCGACACGGCGTACGAGGAAGGCGCGCGCACCTACAACCAGCGTGGCCAGCAGGCCGACCCCGCGCCGCAGGTGCACGAGCAGAAGCTGTACTGCGGACGGCCGGGCCCCGATCTCTCGAAGCTCGACGCCCCCGTCTACCTCTACGGCGGCAAGAAGGACACGACCGTGCCGCCGGAGACCCTCAAGACCTGGCAGGAGGCGCTGCCGGGCAAGGCGACGGTGCGTACGTACGCCGACTCCGGGCACGACGTGCAGTACCGCCACTGGGACCAGATCCTGGTCGACCTGGCGGGACACGGTGACCGGACGGTCGTCTGCCGCGGCAAGCACACGCGTGTCCTGCCCGCGGGGGAAGCGGACCGCCTCGTCGCGAAGGGGCGCGCTGATCTCGGCAGTTGCGCCTGGAAGAACTAG
- a CDS encoding methylmalonyl-CoA mutase, giving the protein MDADAIEEGRRRWQARYDTAKKRDADFTTLSGDPVEPVYGPRPGDAYEGFERIGWPGEYPFTRGLHPTGYRGRTWTIRQFAGFGNAEQTNERYKMILAAGGGGLSVAFDMPTLMGRDSDEPQSLGEVGHCGVAIDSAADMEVLFQDIPLGDVTTSMTISGPAVPVFCMYLVAAERQGIDPGVLNGTLQTDIFKEYIAQKEWLFQPEPHLRLIGDLMEHCARDIPAYKPLSVSGYHIREAGATAAQELAYTLADGFGYVELGLSRGMDVDVFAPGLSFFFDAHLDFFEEIAKFRAARRIWARWMRDVYGAQTDKAQWLRFHTQTAGVSLTAQQPYNNVVRTAVEALSAVLGGTNSLHTNALDETLALPSEQAAEIALRTQQVLMEETGVANVADPLGGSWYVEQLTDRIEADAEKIFEQIKERGRRAHPNGEHPIGPITSGILRGIEDGWFTGEIAESAFQYQQSLEKGDKRVVGVNVHHGSVTGDLEILRVSHEVEREQVKVLGARRAARDDARVRAALDAMLAAARDGANMIAPMLEAVRAEATLGEICGVLRDEWGVYTEPPGF; this is encoded by the coding sequence ATGGACGCTGACGCCATCGAGGAGGGCCGCCGTCGCTGGCAGGCCCGGTACGACACCGCGAAGAAGCGCGACGCGGATTTCACCACGCTCTCCGGTGACCCGGTCGAGCCCGTCTACGGGCCACGGCCAGGGGACGCCTACGAGGGATTCGAGCGGATCGGATGGCCCGGCGAATACCCCTTCACCCGCGGACTCCACCCCACCGGCTACCGCGGCCGGACCTGGACCATCCGCCAGTTCGCGGGCTTCGGCAACGCCGAGCAGACGAACGAGCGCTACAAGATGATCCTGGCCGCCGGCGGCGGCGGACTCTCCGTGGCCTTCGACATGCCGACCCTGATGGGCCGCGACTCCGACGAGCCGCAGTCCCTCGGCGAGGTCGGGCACTGCGGGGTCGCCATCGACTCGGCCGCCGACATGGAGGTCCTGTTCCAGGACATCCCGCTCGGTGACGTCACGACGTCGATGACGATCTCCGGACCCGCCGTCCCCGTCTTCTGCATGTACCTGGTCGCCGCCGAGCGCCAGGGCATCGACCCGGGCGTCCTGAACGGCACGCTCCAGACGGACATCTTCAAGGAGTACATCGCGCAGAAGGAGTGGCTCTTCCAGCCCGAGCCGCACCTGCGCCTCATCGGCGACCTGATGGAGCACTGCGCGCGCGACATCCCCGCGTACAAGCCCCTGTCGGTCTCCGGCTATCACATCCGCGAGGCCGGGGCGACGGCCGCGCAGGAGCTCGCGTACACCCTCGCGGACGGCTTCGGGTACGTGGAGCTGGGGCTCAGCCGCGGCATGGACGTGGACGTCTTCGCGCCCGGACTGAGCTTCTTCTTCGACGCCCACCTGGACTTCTTCGAGGAGATCGCCAAGTTCCGCGCCGCCCGCCGCATCTGGGCCCGCTGGATGCGGGACGTGTACGGCGCGCAGACCGACAAGGCCCAGTGGCTGCGCTTCCACACGCAGACCGCGGGCGTCTCGCTCACCGCGCAGCAGCCCTACAACAACGTCGTGCGCACCGCTGTCGAGGCCCTCTCCGCGGTCCTCGGCGGCACGAACTCCCTGCACACGAACGCCCTCGACGAGACCCTCGCGCTGCCGAGCGAGCAGGCCGCCGAGATCGCGCTGCGCACGCAGCAGGTACTCATGGAGGAGACGGGCGTCGCCAACGTGGCGGACCCGCTGGGCGGCTCCTGGTACGTCGAGCAGCTCACCGACCGCATCGAGGCCGACGCCGAGAAGATCTTCGAGCAGATCAAGGAGCGGGGACGCCGGGCGCACCCGAACGGGGAGCACCCCATCGGGCCCATCACCTCCGGGATCCTGCGCGGCATCGAGGACGGCTGGTTCACCGGTGAGATCGCCGAGTCGGCGTTCCAGTACCAGCAGTCCCTGGAGAAGGGCGACAAGCGCGTCGTGGGCGTGAACGTCCACCACGGGTCCGTCACCGGTGACCTGGAGATCCTGCGGGTCTCTCACGAGGTGGAGCGGGAGCAGGTCAAGGTCCTCGGCGCGCGCCGTGCGGCCCGGGACGACGCCCGGGTTCGTGCCGCGCTCGACGCCATGCTGGCGGCTGCCCGTGACGGGGCGAACATGATCGCCCCCATGCTGGAGGCGGTGCGGGCCGAGGCGACGCTGGGGGAGATCTGCGGGGTCCTGCGGGACGAGTGGGGGGTCTACACCGAGCCGCCCGGGTTCTAG
- a CDS encoding DUF3817 domain-containing protein: protein MKRSVLTRYRVMAYVTAVMLLILCTCMVFKYGFEKGEGLTLVVSQVHGVLYIIYLIFAFDLGSKAKWPFGKLLWVLISGTIPTAAFFVERKVVREVEPLIVDGSPATAKA from the coding sequence ATGAAGCGATCCGTGCTGACCCGTTACCGGGTGATGGCCTACGTCACCGCCGTCATGCTGCTCATCCTGTGCACCTGCATGGTGTTCAAGTACGGCTTCGAGAAGGGTGAGGGCCTGACGCTGGTCGTCTCCCAGGTCCACGGCGTCCTCTACATCATCTACCTGATCTTCGCCTTCGACCTGGGCTCCAAGGCGAAGTGGCCCTTCGGCAAGCTGCTGTGGGTGCTGATCTCCGGCACCATCCCGACGGCCGCGTTCTTCGTCGAGCGCAAGGTCGTCCGCGAGGTCGAGCCGCTGATCGTCGACGGCTCCCCGGCCACCGCGAAGGCGTAG
- a CDS encoding MarR family winged helix-turn-helix transcriptional regulator yields MPKPLSLPFDPIARADELWKQRWGSVPAMGAITSIMRAQQILLGEVDAVVKPYGLTFARYEALVLLTFSQAGELPMSKIGERLMVHPTSVTNTVDRLVKSGLVDKRPNPNDGRGTLASITEKGREVVESATRELMAMDFGLGVYDAEECAEIFAMLRPLRVAAEDFEEQ; encoded by the coding sequence GTGCCGAAGCCGCTCAGCCTTCCCTTCGATCCCATCGCCCGCGCCGACGAGCTCTGGAAGCAGCGCTGGGGATCCGTACCGGCCATGGGCGCGATCACCTCGATCATGCGGGCGCAGCAGATCCTGCTCGGCGAGGTCGACGCGGTCGTCAAGCCGTACGGACTGACCTTCGCGCGGTACGAGGCGCTGGTCCTGCTCACGTTCTCGCAGGCGGGCGAGCTCCCGATGTCCAAGATCGGCGAGCGGCTCATGGTCCACCCCACGTCCGTCACCAACACCGTCGACCGCCTGGTCAAGTCCGGTCTCGTCGACAAGCGCCCCAATCCGAACGACGGGCGCGGCACGCTGGCCTCCATCACGGAGAAGGGTCGCGAGGTCGTCGAGTCCGCCACCCGCGAGCTGATGGCGATGGACTTCGGGCTCGGGGTGTACGACGCCGAGGAGTGCGCGGAGATCTTCGCGATGCTGCGGCCGCTGCGGGTGGCGGCGGAGGACTTCGAGGAGCAGTAG
- a CDS encoding MFS transporter — MSDDANPEACAPEPAGYLRLFTVREFRAVFLAHALSLLGVVISEVALTVLVYGLTGSPLLSALTFALGMLPYLIGGTLLSGIADRYPPRRVLVLCDVVCAGCAVLMALPATPVFGLLALRCVIALVSPVFNGTRMATLTDILGDGDLFVLGRSLLRIVSQSSVLVGFGLGGVLLTLVPPRGALLITVSTFAASALLLRCGTRRRPARGGVGPALLKYSLSGARQVLGDRRTRALLLLLWAPPMFMVAPEALAAPYADQIGAGVAGVGLLMCALPVGTIAAELYAGSVLSVSARARIALPLASFTLLPLTVYALTPGLLWAMLALALAGAGSAYTLGVDRWFVDAVPAELRGRAMTVHTAGLMTIQGVGMALAGLAAEFFAVSTVVTASGVLGTVCCLVLAAEVRATGRTAAGEPAEPREQATESRDGADHHVTGG, encoded by the coding sequence ATGTCTGACGATGCCAACCCCGAGGCGTGCGCCCCCGAACCCGCCGGCTACCTCCGCCTCTTCACCGTCCGCGAGTTCCGCGCCGTCTTCCTCGCCCACGCCCTCTCGCTGCTCGGCGTCGTCATCAGCGAGGTCGCGCTCACCGTCCTCGTGTACGGCCTCACCGGGTCGCCGCTGCTCAGTGCGCTCACCTTCGCCCTGGGGATGCTGCCGTACCTGATCGGCGGGACCCTCCTCTCCGGGATCGCCGACCGGTATCCGCCGCGGCGCGTGCTCGTGCTGTGCGACGTGGTGTGTGCCGGCTGCGCGGTGCTCATGGCGCTGCCCGCCACGCCCGTCTTCGGGCTGCTCGCGCTGCGGTGCGTCATCGCTCTCGTGTCGCCCGTCTTCAACGGGACGCGGATGGCCACCCTCACCGACATCCTGGGGGACGGCGACCTGTTCGTCCTCGGGCGCTCCCTGCTCAGGATCGTCTCGCAGAGCTCCGTACTCGTCGGCTTCGGGCTCGGCGGCGTCCTGCTCACCCTCGTGCCGCCGCGCGGGGCGCTCCTCATCACCGTCTCTACGTTCGCCGCGTCGGCGCTGCTCCTGCGGTGCGGGACGCGGCGCAGGCCCGCACGCGGGGGCGTCGGTCCCGCCCTGCTGAAGTACTCGCTCAGCGGTGCCAGGCAGGTGCTCGGCGACCGGCGGACCAGGGCGCTGCTGCTCCTCCTGTGGGCGCCGCCCATGTTCATGGTCGCCCCGGAGGCGCTCGCCGCTCCGTACGCCGACCAGATCGGGGCCGGCGTCGCGGGCGTCGGACTGCTGATGTGCGCCCTGCCGGTCGGCACGATCGCGGCGGAGCTGTACGCGGGGTCCGTGCTCTCCGTCTCCGCCCGGGCCCGCATCGCCCTGCCGCTCGCCTCGTTCACGCTGCTGCCGCTCACCGTGTACGCGCTCACCCCCGGCCTCCTGTGGGCGATGCTCGCCCTCGCGCTGGCCGGCGCCGGATCCGCGTACACGCTGGGCGTCGACCGGTGGTTCGTCGACGCGGTTCCGGCGGAGCTGCGCGGGCGGGCCATGACCGTGCACACGGCCGGGCTCATGACGATCCAGGGGGTGGGGATGGCGCTCGCCGGGCTCGCGGCGGAGTTCTTCGCGGTGAGCACCGTCGTCACGGCGTCGGGTGTGCTCGGCACGGTCTGCTGCCTCGTGCTCGCGGCCGAGGTCCGCGCCACGGGCCGTACGGCCGCCGGTGAACCCGCCGAACCCCGGGAACAGGCGACCGAATCGCGAGACGGGGCTGACCACCATGTGACCGGCGGGTAA
- a CDS encoding DUF5937 family protein, producing MPNRLHFGPDDLLRCRFAVSPLWETQEAVRTLKRPDRHGYHPQWLRRIRGASAGLELGLLWLLMPQRGYTPDFLGPPPIGPAATFDEEIAAVRAADPEAAREELARALACTPGATESPRGRALLADPVRAVRDLADAVEAAWHTLVEPDWPRLRALLDADVAFHSRRLAEVGLGALIAELDPRFTWESKTLTVARSADHVRHLAGEGLVLLPSVFAWPDVVGGHEPPWQPTLAYPARGLAGLWAEPSDRTSEALVRLLGRGRATVLASLTDPATTSALAHRLGLAPSSVSAHLGALRDAGLLISRRYRHQVLYERTPLGIALASGGGI from the coding sequence GTGCCGAACCGGCTGCATTTCGGTCCCGACGATCTCTTGCGGTGCCGGTTCGCCGTGTCGCCGCTGTGGGAGACGCAGGAAGCCGTGCGGACCCTGAAGCGGCCGGACCGGCACGGCTACCACCCGCAGTGGCTGCGGCGGATCCGCGGGGCGAGCGCCGGGCTCGAACTCGGGCTGCTGTGGCTGCTGATGCCGCAGCGCGGCTACACCCCGGACTTCCTCGGCCCTCCGCCCATCGGCCCCGCCGCCACCTTCGACGAGGAGATCGCGGCGGTGCGCGCGGCCGACCCCGAGGCCGCGCGTGAGGAGCTGGCGCGGGCGCTCGCCTGCACCCCGGGGGCCACCGAGTCCCCTCGGGGGCGCGCGCTGCTCGCCGATCCCGTACGCGCGGTGCGGGACCTCGCGGATGCCGTGGAGGCCGCCTGGCACACCCTCGTCGAGCCGGACTGGCCCCGGCTCCGCGCGCTGCTCGACGCGGATGTCGCCTTCCACTCGCGGCGGCTCGCGGAGGTCGGCCTCGGTGCGCTGATCGCCGAGCTCGACCCCCGGTTCACCTGGGAGTCGAAGACGCTGACCGTCGCGCGGTCGGCCGATCATGTGCGGCATCTGGCGGGCGAGGGCCTCGTGCTGCTGCCCAGTGTCTTCGCCTGGCCCGACGTGGTGGGCGGCCACGAGCCGCCCTGGCAGCCGACCCTGGCCTATCCCGCCCGTGGCCTCGCCGGACTCTGGGCCGAGCCGAGCGACCGTACGTCCGAGGCGCTCGTACGGCTGCTCGGGCGGGGCAGAGCCACTGTCCTTGCCTCGCTGACCGACCCCGCCACCACCTCGGCCCTGGCGCACCGCCTGGGGCTCGCCCCCTCGTCCGTCTCCGCGCACCTCGGCGCCCTGCGCGACGCGGGGCTGCTGATCTCGCGGCGATACAGACACCAGGTGCTCTACGAACGCACTCCGCTCGGCATCGCGCTGGCGAGCGGCGGCGGCATCTGA
- a CDS encoding glycoside hydrolase family 6 protein: MHRLLRTFTALTALTALGLTTGCSAESGAGKERTATEAGPSTDATGKASRNAFWVDPESAAARQVRQWEQEGRTQDAAALKRISEQPMAVWPAGDDPAPDIKAAVDGAAQGDRTAVLVAYNIPHRDCGQHSAGGAHSSDFYRQWIDTFAGAIGDRSAVVILEPDAVAHIVDGCTPAEYHAERYQLLSEAIQRLKKQPRVKVYLDAGNPGWISQADKLAEPLKQAGIDQADGFSLNVSNFQGDDTIKAYGRSLSEVVGGKHFVMDTSRNGKGPLAGDRADAWCNPPGRGLGTPPTDRTGDALLDAVLWIKRPGDSDGPCRGGPAAGQWWPDYALGLARNAKAT, encoded by the coding sequence ATGCACCGGCTGCTCCGCACGTTCACCGCACTCACGGCCCTCACGGCCCTCGGGCTCACGACGGGGTGCTCCGCCGAATCCGGCGCGGGCAAGGAGCGGACGGCCACCGAGGCCGGACCCTCCACCGACGCCACCGGGAAGGCATCGCGGAACGCCTTCTGGGTCGACCCGGAGAGCGCCGCCGCCCGGCAGGTCAGGCAGTGGGAGCAGGAGGGCCGCACCCAGGACGCCGCCGCGCTCAAGCGGATCTCCGAGCAGCCCATGGCCGTGTGGCCCGCGGGCGACGACCCCGCCCCGGACATCAAGGCCGCCGTGGACGGCGCCGCGCAGGGCGACCGCACCGCCGTGCTCGTCGCGTACAACATCCCGCACCGCGACTGCGGCCAGCACTCGGCGGGCGGCGCGCACAGCTCGGACTTCTACCGGCAGTGGATCGACACGTTCGCGGGCGCCATCGGCGACCGGTCGGCCGTCGTCATCCTGGAGCCTGACGCGGTCGCGCACATCGTGGACGGCTGCACCCCCGCCGAGTACCACGCGGAGCGCTACCAGCTGCTCTCCGAAGCCATCCAACGGCTCAAGAAGCAGCCCCGGGTGAAGGTCTATCTGGACGCGGGCAACCCGGGCTGGATCAGCCAGGCGGACAAGCTCGCCGAACCGCTCAAGCAGGCGGGCATCGACCAGGCGGACGGCTTCTCGCTGAACGTCTCGAACTTCCAGGGCGACGACACCATCAAGGCGTACGGCCGCAGCCTCTCCGAGGTCGTCGGCGGCAAGCACTTCGTGATGGACACCAGCCGCAACGGCAAGGGCCCGCTCGCCGGTGACCGCGCGGACGCCTGGTGCAATCCGCCGGGACGGGGCCTCGGCACCCCGCCCACGGACCGGACCGGTGACGCGCTGCTCGACGCGGTCCTGTGGATCAAGCGGCCCGGCGACTCGGACGGACCGTGCCGCGGCGGCCCGGCGGCGGGCCAGTGGTGGCCCGACTACGCGCTGGGGCTCGCGCGCAACGCCAAGGCCACCTGA